One Paenibacillus riograndensis SBR5 DNA segment encodes these proteins:
- a CDS encoding purine-nucleoside phosphorylase, whose protein sequence is MTQQHANTPYGMQVKEAAEYIQAKLGAYAPTIGLILGSGLGDLGDQIEDAVYLPYEEIPHFPRSTVEGHAGRFVIGKLEGKDVMIMQGRFHYYEGYAMRKVVLPVYVMAKLGIGTLVITNAGGGMNRSFKAGDLMLITDHLNMTGDNPLIGPNDPELGVRFPDMSRAYDPEYIALAKKLAGEVKGVNGETLVLQEGVYAGISGPTYETPAELKMLAALGGDAVGMSTVPEVIVARHSRLRVLGITCITDMAIGDELEPLTHEQVVQVANLTKPKFIGLVRAFVREVQA, encoded by the coding sequence ATGACACAACAACATGCAAATACCCCTTACGGCATGCAGGTGAAAGAAGCCGCTGAATATATTCAAGCCAAATTGGGGGCCTACGCGCCAACAATCGGTCTGATTCTGGGCTCCGGCCTTGGCGATCTGGGCGATCAGATTGAAGATGCGGTGTACTTGCCCTACGAGGAAATTCCCCACTTTCCGCGTTCGACGGTGGAAGGCCATGCCGGACGGTTCGTGATCGGAAAGCTGGAAGGCAAGGATGTTATGATTATGCAAGGCCGGTTCCATTACTATGAAGGCTACGCCATGCGCAAGGTTGTATTGCCTGTATATGTAATGGCCAAGCTCGGCATAGGTACGCTGGTGATTACCAATGCGGGCGGCGGCATGAACCGTTCGTTCAAGGCCGGCGATCTGATGCTGATTACCGACCATCTCAACATGACCGGCGACAATCCGCTGATCGGACCGAATGATCCGGAGCTGGGTGTGCGGTTCCCGGACATGTCCCGGGCGTATGACCCTGAATATATTGCGCTGGCCAAAAAGCTGGCGGGTGAAGTAAAAGGCGTGAACGGCGAAACGCTGGTGCTGCAGGAAGGCGTCTATGCCGGAATCAGCGGCCCAACCTACGAAACACCGGCTGAACTGAAAATGCTCGCAGCCCTCGGGGGAGATGCCGTGGGCATGTCCACTGTGCCGGAAGTGATTGTTGCCAGGCACAGCAGATTGCGTGTGCTCGGCATTACCTGTATTACAGATATGGCGATTGGAGATGAGCTGGAGCCGTTGACGCATGAGCAGGTGGTACAGGTAGCGAACCTCACGAAACCGAAATTTATCGGCCTGGTGCGTGCCTTTGTGCGTGAGGTACAGGCATAA
- a CDS encoding endonuclease Q family protein: MALGAKLRSYYCDLHVHIGRTSAGQAVKISGSSSLTFAGIAKEAAQRKGMELIGIIDSHAPGVLADIRALLASGEMSEAEGGGIAYQGTTIVLGTEIEIREPGRKECHVLAFLPDLAAMEDFSSWMGKHMRNINLSSQRLYVPARDLQDEICGRGGILIPAHIFTPHKGLYGCTAERMAELFDLERIAAVELGLSADSEMAGYISELDPFTFLTNSDAHSLGKIGREYNVIEMEKPSFNELKLALARQEGRRVSGNFGLNPRLGKYHRTYCAGCGSIVDEAYATSERCPYCGSQKLVQGVFDRILVIADREQPLIPAHRPPYHYQVPLEFIPGLGKRKLEALLAAFGTEMRILHAAGEAELAAVAGAELAAHIVKARSGTLELSSGGGGTYGKVVKG; encoded by the coding sequence ATGGCACTAGGGGCTAAGCTGCGGAGTTATTATTGCGACCTGCATGTGCATATCGGGCGGACATCGGCAGGACAAGCTGTCAAAATCAGCGGCAGCAGCAGCCTTACCTTCGCCGGAATCGCCAAGGAAGCTGCGCAGCGCAAGGGGATGGAGCTGATCGGCATCATCGACAGTCATGCGCCGGGAGTGCTGGCGGATATCCGCGCTCTGCTCGCCTCCGGCGAGATGAGCGAAGCGGAAGGCGGCGGTATTGCCTACCAGGGAACGACCATTGTGCTGGGGACGGAAATTGAAATCCGCGAGCCTGGGCGAAAAGAGTGCCATGTCTTGGCCTTCCTGCCGGACCTTGCAGCCATGGAGGATTTCAGCAGCTGGATGGGCAAGCATATGCGGAACATTAATCTGAGTTCCCAGCGGCTGTATGTTCCGGCCCGGGACCTGCAGGATGAGATCTGCGGCCGGGGCGGCATTCTGATTCCGGCACATATTTTTACGCCGCATAAAGGACTGTACGGCTGTACAGCCGAGCGGATGGCCGAGCTGTTTGACCTGGAGCGGATCGCTGCAGTGGAGCTTGGGCTGAGCGCCGATTCGGAAATGGCCGGGTATATCTCAGAGCTTGATCCTTTTACCTTCCTGACGAATTCGGATGCCCATTCCCTTGGGAAGATCGGCCGTGAGTATAATGTAATCGAAATGGAAAAACCTTCGTTCAATGAGCTGAAGCTCGCCCTCGCGAGGCAGGAAGGACGTAGGGTCAGCGGCAACTTTGGGCTGAATCCCCGGTTGGGCAAATATCACCGCACCTATTGTGCGGGCTGCGGCAGCATAGTCGATGAAGCGTATGCTACTTCGGAGCGCTGCCCGTATTGCGGCAGCCAGAAGCTGGTTCAGGGTGTATTCGACCGGATTCTGGTCATCGCCGACCGCGAGCAGCCTCTGATCCCGGCGCACCGGCCACCGTATCACTACCAGGTGCCGCTGGAATTTATTCCGGGGCTTGGCAAACGTAAGCTGGAGGCGCTGCTGGCGGCTTTTGGCACGGAGATGAGAATCCTGCACGCTGCCGGTGAGGCGGAGCTGGCTGCTGTCGCCGGAGCAGAGCTGGCCGCGCATATTGTAAAAGCCCGTTCCGGCACGCTGGAGCTGTCCTCCGGCGGCGGCGGGACTTATGGCAAGGTAGTAAAAGGGTAG
- the prli42 gene encoding stressosome-associated protein Prli42 yields MQRQKWFRIVIYVMLLAMIASTVLFVLEPFLAG; encoded by the coding sequence ATGCAACGTCAAAAATGGTTCCGCATCGTTATCTATGTTATGCTGCTCGCCATGATCGCCTCTACCGTGCTCTTCGTCCTGGAGCCTTTTCTGGCCGGTTAA
- a CDS encoding dihydrolipoamide acetyltransferase family protein, producing the protein MSDNTKLTDVIMPQLAESLVSATIGKWLKQPGDAIEQYEPLCDLITDKVNAELPATVDGTLVELLAEEGQTVSVGEVIARIAVAAPAAPSAPAATAAGAPAAAPAPTAQASSRPAASRPAALSPAPAAGRPAAPAAAFDASAPMRSRYSPAVQSLAAEHGIELTAVPGTGLGGRITRKDVLTFLDNGGAAAAVATAAPVPAAGTAAVPAASAGQQAPEALQQPAFQVIQEEVQEALEPVRHSGLHLSETPRIPTIEVEGGRGSSSEYLIDVTPIRNTIATRMRQSVSEIPHAWTMIEVDVTNLVILRNKLKDEFKRKEGINLTYLAFLMKAVVSAIKDYPIMNSVWAVDKIIVKRDINISLAVGTEDSVMTPVIKKADQKNVAGLAREIDELAMKTREGKLRLEDMQGGTFTVNNTGSFGSILSYPIINYPQAAILTFESIVKKPVVINDMIAVRSMANICLSLDHRILDGVICGRFLQRIKDNVEGYTPDTKLY; encoded by the coding sequence ATGTCTGACAACACAAAGCTGACTGATGTGATCATGCCGCAGCTGGCAGAGTCGCTGGTGTCGGCAACGATCGGGAAATGGCTGAAGCAGCCCGGAGATGCCATCGAGCAGTACGAACCGCTCTGTGATCTGATAACGGATAAAGTCAATGCGGAGCTGCCGGCCACGGTGGACGGCACACTGGTAGAGCTGCTGGCCGAAGAAGGCCAGACCGTCAGCGTGGGCGAAGTGATCGCCCGCATTGCGGTAGCAGCTCCTGCCGCGCCAAGCGCTCCGGCAGCTACGGCCGCAGGCGCACCTGCAGCGGCTCCTGCGCCTACGGCGCAGGCCTCGTCCCGCCCGGCTGCTTCCCGCCCGGCGGCGCTAAGCCCGGCTCCGGCAGCGGGCAGACCGGCGGCGCCTGCCGCTGCTTTTGACGCATCGGCACCGATGCGCTCGCGGTATTCCCCGGCGGTGCAGTCGCTTGCCGCGGAGCATGGCATCGAGCTCACGGCTGTGCCGGGGACCGGTCTGGGCGGCCGCATCACACGCAAGGACGTGCTGACGTTCCTGGATAACGGCGGCGCAGCAGCAGCGGTGGCTACCGCTGCACCTGTTCCTGCAGCCGGGACCGCCGCTGTACCGGCGGCATCTGCCGGACAGCAGGCGCCGGAAGCTTTGCAGCAGCCTGCTTTCCAGGTGATTCAGGAAGAAGTGCAGGAAGCGCTGGAGCCGGTTCGCCATTCCGGCCTGCACCTCAGCGAAACGCCGCGTATCCCTACAATAGAAGTAGAGGGCGGACGGGGCAGCAGCTCGGAATATCTGATTGACGTTACGCCAATCCGCAACACCATTGCGACAAGAATGCGCCAGAGTGTCTCGGAGATTCCGCATGCCTGGACGATGATTGAAGTCGATGTGACCAATCTGGTTATCCTGCGCAACAAGCTGAAGGATGAGTTCAAGCGCAAGGAAGGCATTAACCTGACTTATCTGGCTTTTCTGATGAAGGCTGTCGTCAGTGCCATTAAGGATTATCCGATTATGAACTCCGTCTGGGCCGTGGACAAAATCATCGTCAAACGCGACATTAACATCTCGCTTGCCGTCGGCACCGAGGATTCCGTTATGACGCCGGTCATCAAAAAAGCTGACCAAAAGAATGTCGCGGGGCTTGCCCGCGAAATCGATGAGCTGGCGATGAAGACCCGCGAAGGCAAGCTGCGCCTGGAGGATATGCAGGGCGGAACCTTTACAGTCAATAACACCGGTTCTTTTGGCTCAATTCTGTCCTACCCGATTATCAACTATCCGCAGGCAGCCATTCTGACCTTTGAATCCATCGTCAAAAAGCCTGTAGTCATCAACGATATGATCGCCGTGCGTTCCATGGCCAATATCTGCCTGTCGCTGGACCACCGGATTCTGGACGGCGTGATTTGCGGCCGCTTTTTGCAGCGCATCAAGGATAATGTGGAAGGCTATACGCCGGACACGAAGCTGTATTAA
- a CDS encoding M20/M25/M40 family metallo-hydrolase produces MISQERLIQEFMELVRVDSETGNERQIADVLIEKFGALGLTAIEDDSRERTGHGAGNLFVTWPAEEGTAAPKLLFTCHMDTVVPGKNIQPSLGEDGWITSDGSTILGSDDKAGLAALFEAIRVIQEQKLAHGQIQFVITAGEESGLLGARNMDPSHLDAEFGFALDSNGEVGAIAVAAPAQAKVTMQIFGKSAHAGVNPEDGISAIQVASKAISAMKLGRIDNETTANIGKFAGGGPTNVVCDHVQLDAEARSIVQEKVELQIASMREALETTAREYGAESEFRSEIIYPAFSFNEHDPVVQLAERAITSMGLTPRRFPSGGGSDANVFNGLKVPTVNLAVGYENIHTTKERIKAGDIVKVAELVVAIVKESVKG; encoded by the coding sequence ATGATCTCACAAGAACGCTTGATTCAGGAATTCATGGAGCTTGTCCGTGTAGACAGTGAAACTGGGAACGAACGGCAGATTGCCGACGTGCTGATTGAAAAATTCGGCGCCCTGGGCCTTACCGCCATTGAAGATGATTCCAGGGAGCGCACAGGACACGGGGCGGGCAATCTGTTCGTGACCTGGCCTGCCGAGGAAGGAACGGCTGCACCCAAGCTGCTGTTCACCTGCCATATGGACACCGTTGTTCCCGGCAAAAATATTCAGCCTTCCCTTGGTGAAGACGGCTGGATTACCAGCGACGGCAGCACGATTCTGGGCTCGGATGACAAGGCCGGACTTGCAGCCCTGTTCGAAGCCATCCGTGTCATTCAGGAGCAGAAGCTGGCACACGGACAAATTCAGTTTGTCATTACCGCAGGAGAAGAGTCGGGGCTGCTGGGTGCCCGGAACATGGACCCGTCCCATCTGGATGCCGAGTTTGGCTTTGCGCTGGATTCCAACGGCGAGGTTGGAGCCATTGCTGTAGCAGCGCCGGCCCAGGCGAAGGTAACGATGCAGATTTTTGGCAAATCCGCTCATGCCGGTGTCAATCCTGAAGATGGAATCAGCGCCATTCAAGTCGCCAGCAAGGCGATTTCGGCGATGAAGCTTGGACGCATCGACAATGAAACAACAGCCAATATCGGCAAATTTGCCGGCGGCGGTCCGACGAATGTGGTCTGTGATCATGTGCAGCTGGATGCGGAAGCGCGGAGCATTGTGCAGGAGAAGGTAGAGCTGCAGATCGCTTCCATGCGTGAAGCGCTGGAGACGACGGCCCGTGAATACGGCGCAGAGAGCGAATTCCGCAGTGAGATCATCTATCCGGCATTCAGCTTCAATGAGCACGATCCTGTGGTGCAGCTGGCGGAACGTGCGATTACCTCTATGGGGCTGACCCCACGGCGGTTCCCGTCGGGCGGCGGCAGCGATGCTAACGTGTTCAACGGATTGAAGGTGCCAACGGTAAACCTGGCGGTCGGCTATGAAAATATTCATACTACCAAAGAGCGGATCAAAGCCGGGGATATCGTCAAGGTGGCCGAACTCGTTGTAGCTATTGTAAAAGAAAGTGTAAAAGGCTAA
- the deoB gene encoding phosphopentomutase has product MSSFKRIGFIVLDSVGIGEAPDAEGFGDKGAHTLGHILERVPGLKLPNLQQLGLANIAPLPPLAPVPAPTGYYGKMQEVSVGKDTMTGHWELMGLKIEIPFNTYPDGFPAELIEKFEAATGRKVIGNKPASGTEILVEYGEEQMKTGAWIVYTSADSVFQLAAHEDIIPLEELYRACTIARELTMAPEFSVGRVIARPYIGEPGKFVRTPNRHDYAVKPPEPTVMNALKDIGKDVIAVGKINDIFTGEGVTAAYPTKSNEHGIETTIAELRKPFDGFLFTNLVDFDSLYGHRRDPEGYGHALEVFDQALPELLSTLTEDDLLIISADHGNDPIHSGTDHTREYVPLLVYSPRFKHPDSLGIRQTFSDVAATIADNFGAKAPQYGTSFLAELK; this is encoded by the coding sequence ATGTCCTCATTTAAACGAATCGGATTTATTGTACTGGACAGTGTAGGTATCGGTGAAGCGCCGGATGCTGAAGGTTTTGGAGATAAAGGGGCCCATACCCTGGGCCATATTTTGGAGCGGGTGCCGGGTCTGAAGCTTCCTAATCTGCAGCAGCTAGGCCTTGCGAATATCGCACCGCTGCCGCCGCTTGCCCCCGTGCCTGCCCCAACCGGATATTACGGTAAAATGCAGGAGGTTTCCGTTGGCAAAGATACGATGACCGGCCACTGGGAGCTGATGGGACTCAAAATTGAGATTCCCTTCAATACCTACCCGGACGGCTTCCCGGCCGAACTGATCGAGAAATTTGAAGCGGCTACCGGCCGCAAGGTCATCGGCAACAAGCCGGCCTCCGGCACCGAGATTCTGGTGGAGTACGGCGAGGAACAGATGAAGACGGGCGCCTGGATTGTATATACCTCCGCAGACAGTGTGTTCCAGCTTGCCGCACATGAAGATATTATCCCGCTGGAAGAGCTGTACCGCGCCTGCACAATCGCCCGCGAGCTGACAATGGCTCCCGAATTTTCAGTAGGCCGCGTGATCGCCCGCCCTTATATCGGCGAACCGGGGAAATTCGTGCGCACGCCGAACCGTCATGACTATGCCGTGAAGCCGCCGGAGCCAACGGTAATGAACGCGCTGAAGGATATCGGCAAGGACGTGATTGCCGTCGGCAAGATTAACGATATTTTTACGGGTGAAGGGGTTACGGCAGCCTACCCGACCAAAAGCAATGAGCATGGTATCGAAACTACGATTGCGGAGCTGCGCAAGCCGTTTGACGGCTTTTTATTCACCAATCTGGTCGACTTCGATTCCCTGTACGGCCACCGCCGCGATCCAGAGGGTTACGGACATGCACTGGAGGTGTTTGACCAGGCGCTGCCGGAGCTGCTCTCCACACTGACGGAGGACGATCTCCTGATCATCTCGGCAGACCATGGGAACGATCCGATCCACAGCGGAACGGATCATACGCGTGAATATGTGCCGCTGCTGGTATATAGCCCAAGATTCAAGCATCCGGACAGCCTGGGTATCCGCCAGACCTTCTCCGATGTGGCCGCAACGATTGCGGACAACTTCGGGGCGAAGGCGCCGCAGTACGGGACAAGCTTTTTGGCGGAATTGAAGTAA
- the xerD gene encoding site-specific tyrosine recombinase XerD: MRSHLQPFMQYLSEDKGLSPSTLESYGRDISQFMDFADERGLSSPEDIKRSHIMLYLAAQRGAGRAAATVNRNTVSLRAFFHYLLRERLIGQDPTLDMDKIKPSSKPPMVLSVEEMDRLLNAPGDDTPQGKRDKAMLELLYATGIRVSELISLNVEDVHTEMKYVRCTGASGKERIVPIGAMAAESVAQYTTGMRDKLLRGNLNEPALFLNSLGGRLTRQGFWKIIKKYAREAQIEQDITPHTLRHSFAAHLLEGGADLRSVQQMLGHSDISTTQIYSGIARKNMKEVYESYHPRAR; this comes from the coding sequence ATGAGGTCACATTTGCAGCCGTTTATGCAGTATTTGTCCGAGGACAAAGGCTTATCGCCAAGCACACTTGAGTCCTACGGACGGGATATCTCGCAGTTTATGGATTTTGCCGATGAGCGGGGGTTGTCCTCTCCGGAAGACATCAAAAGATCACATATTATGCTCTATCTCGCGGCACAGCGCGGAGCCGGGCGCGCAGCCGCAACGGTGAACCGTAATACGGTGTCACTCCGGGCTTTTTTTCATTATTTGCTGAGAGAACGCTTGATCGGGCAGGACCCGACGCTGGATATGGACAAAATCAAACCAAGCAGCAAGCCGCCTATGGTGCTGAGTGTGGAAGAGATGGACCGGCTGCTGAACGCACCGGGCGACGACACTCCCCAGGGCAAGCGCGATAAGGCGATGCTGGAGCTGCTCTATGCTACGGGCATCCGTGTCTCCGAGCTGATCTCGCTGAACGTGGAGGATGTGCATACGGAAATGAAATATGTCCGCTGCACCGGGGCTTCCGGCAAGGAGCGGATCGTTCCCATTGGCGCGATGGCCGCTGAAAGTGTAGCCCAGTATACCACGGGCATGCGGGACAAGCTGCTGCGCGGCAATCTGAATGAACCGGCCTTGTTCCTGAACAGTCTGGGCGGAAGGCTGACCCGCCAGGGGTTCTGGAAGATTATTAAGAAATACGCCCGGGAAGCCCAGATTGAGCAGGATATTACACCGCATACCTTAAGACATTCGTTTGCGGCTCACCTGCTGGAGGGGGGAGCGGATCTGCGTTCCGTGCAGCAGATGCTTGGGCATTCCGACATTTCGACTACCCAGATTTATAGCGGAATTGCCCGCAAGAATATGAAGGAAGTCTATGAGAGCTATCATCCTCGGGCGAGATAG
- the fur gene encoding ferric iron uptake transcriptional regulator, whose product MEARIDKIKQQLQSQGYKLTPQREATLRVLLENEEDHLSAEDVFMLVKEKAPEIGLATVYRTLELLSELHVVEKINFGDGVARYDLRTDTAKHHHHHLICVQCGTMDEIREDWLGPLEERLEKEFNFTVLDHRLDFHGICYRCKDKNNTDSNPSE is encoded by the coding sequence ATGGAAGCCCGGATAGATAAGATTAAGCAACAGCTACAATCCCAAGGATATAAGCTCACACCCCAACGGGAAGCAACGTTAAGAGTACTGCTGGAGAATGAGGAAGATCATTTAAGCGCAGAAGATGTTTTCATGCTGGTGAAGGAGAAAGCTCCGGAGATCGGTCTTGCCACTGTCTATCGTACCTTGGAGCTGCTCAGCGAGCTTCATGTCGTGGAGAAGATCAATTTCGGAGACGGCGTGGCCCGTTACGATCTGCGGACAGATACGGCGAAACATCATCATCACCATTTGATCTGCGTGCAATGCGGCACGATGGATGAGATCCGCGAGGATTGGCTTGGGCCGCTGGAAGAACGGCTTGAGAAGGAATTTAATTTTACCGTACTTGATCATAGACTTGATTTTCACGGAATTTGCTACCGTTGCAAGGACAAGAACAACACAGACAGCAATCCTTCCGAATAA
- a CDS encoding DUF4227 family protein: MIVSVPKTMRRLYFMTMLVTLSCLAYYGMSWISSWINPFEQSEIPEGTAIRAFREVPHSPEGLSAGERLRFYYWYGE, translated from the coding sequence ATGATCGTCTCGGTGCCCAAAACCATGCGCCGGCTGTATTTTATGACAATGCTGGTGACCTTGAGCTGTCTTGCTTATTATGGTATGAGCTGGATCAGCAGCTGGATTAATCCTTTTGAACAGAGCGAAATCCCCGAAGGCACAGCCATCCGGGCATTCCGGGAGGTTCCGCATTCCCCCGAAGGGCTGAGCGCCGGAGAGAGGCTGCGGTTTTATTACTGGTACGGAGAGTAA
- the spoIIM gene encoding stage II sporulation protein M — MRSLRLMMKEQTPLYIFVAVLFLVGVVFGALIVSALTLDQQQELGDYLGNFFVTVDQQGLPAAPDSYWDIAALNLKWIALIWILGLSVIGLPGILILDFLKGVLIGFTVGCMVSEYSWHGMLFALVSVAPHNLVLIPVLLVGSAAAIAFSLLMIRSRVLGQRRSPVTRPFVMYTVLSFGLAVLVLGISGFEAWVTPTMMRWVTPLLVSKG; from the coding sequence ATGCGCAGTTTGCGGCTGATGATGAAGGAACAGACGCCTCTTTATATTTTTGTCGCGGTATTGTTTTTGGTTGGGGTCGTTTTCGGGGCCTTAATCGTAAGTGCGCTGACGCTGGATCAGCAGCAGGAACTTGGAGATTACCTGGGGAATTTCTTTGTCACCGTGGATCAGCAGGGACTGCCTGCAGCGCCAGACTCCTACTGGGACATTGCTGCGCTGAATCTGAAATGGATTGCTCTGATCTGGATTCTTGGACTATCTGTGATTGGCCTGCCGGGCATTCTGATCCTCGATTTTCTCAAAGGCGTGCTGATCGGCTTCACCGTCGGCTGCATGGTCAGCGAATACTCCTGGCACGGCATGCTGTTCGCGCTGGTCTCGGTTGCGCCGCATAATCTCGTGCTGATCCCGGTGCTCCTGGTAGGCAGCGCGGCAGCGATTGCCTTTTCCCTGCTGATGATCCGCAGCCGGGTGCTGGGCCAGCGGCGCTCTCCGGTTACCCGTCCTTTTGTCATGTACACGGTGTTATCTTTTGGACTGGCAGTGCTTGTGCTGGGGATTTCCGGCTTCGAGGCCTGGGTGACCCCGACCATGATGCGTTGGGTTACACCCCTGCTGGTTTCCAAAGGCTAA
- the lipB gene encoding lipoyl(octanoyl) transferase LipB — protein MSSTELSLLEISYLPLIEYGAAWELQKAAVQAIDAGTGPERLILLQHPPTYTIGSQHHPEHLLLSAEQLKEKGIALFEIDRGGDITYHGPGQLVGYPLLKLGMDGKVDLHGYLRRLEAVIIDFLASYGIEGSRKPEYTGVWVGDQKICAIGVKFNKSKHRRGFITSHGFAFNVTAGIGERGFQGIIPCGIAEYGVTSLEECAGRSFELGEVARELVPCFLKHFPYEAAAAVEPTDVLQTD, from the coding sequence ATGAGCAGCACAGAATTAAGCTTATTGGAAATTTCATATCTCCCTCTCATTGAATATGGAGCAGCCTGGGAGCTGCAAAAGGCTGCGGTTCAGGCGATTGATGCCGGAACAGGGCCGGAGCGGCTGATTCTTTTGCAGCATCCTCCGACCTATACCATCGGCTCACAGCATCATCCCGAACATCTGCTTCTCAGCGCTGAGCAGCTTAAGGAAAAAGGCATCGCACTGTTTGAAATTGACCGGGGAGGAGATATTACATATCATGGGCCCGGTCAATTGGTTGGCTACCCGCTGCTGAAGCTGGGGATGGACGGCAAGGTGGATTTGCATGGCTATCTGCGGCGGCTGGAAGCTGTCATTATTGATTTTTTGGCAAGCTATGGCATTGAGGGGAGCCGGAAGCCGGAGTATACCGGAGTATGGGTCGGGGATCAGAAAATCTGCGCGATCGGGGTCAAATTCAACAAGAGCAAACACCGCAGAGGGTTCATCACCAGCCACGGGTTCGCGTTCAATGTCACCGCAGGGATCGGAGAACGGGGGTTTCAGGGGATTATTCCCTGCGGGATTGCCGAATACGGCGTTACCTCGCTGGAGGAATGTGCCGGGCGTTCCTTTGAGCTGGGGGAAGTAGCCAGGGAGCTGGTGCCTTGTTTTCTTAAGCATTTTCCTTATGAAGCAGCGGCTGCTGTGGAACCGACGGATGTGCTGCAGACCGATTAA
- a CDS encoding NUDIX hydrolase, which translates to MKKDEITRNPALDEETLSTKPIFVGKIISLQVDTVKLPDGNTATREVVKHPGAVAVLALNQGKMLVVEQYRQPMHRTEVEIPAGKLDPGEDPLAAAGRELQEETGFHSGELKLLKSFYTSPGFADEIIHLYVTDNAQPGDMALDEDEFLEVSELTLEEAYQYIADGRIADAKTMMAVYAWHLFTLTGQWH; encoded by the coding sequence ATGAAAAAAGATGAAATTACCCGCAACCCCGCACTGGACGAAGAAACCTTGTCCACTAAGCCGATTTTCGTAGGCAAAATCATTTCACTGCAGGTGGATACGGTGAAGCTGCCTGACGGCAATACGGCAACGCGCGAGGTCGTGAAGCATCCGGGGGCTGTGGCCGTATTGGCGCTGAACCAGGGCAAGATGCTGGTCGTTGAGCAGTACCGCCAGCCGATGCACCGCACGGAAGTAGAGATCCCCGCAGGCAAGCTCGATCCAGGCGAAGACCCGCTGGCTGCGGCCGGGCGTGAGCTTCAGGAAGAGACCGGGTTTCACAGCGGGGAGCTGAAGCTGCTGAAGTCCTTCTATACCTCTCCCGGCTTTGCGGATGAAATCATTCACTTATATGTGACGGATAATGCCCAGCCTGGGGATATGGCGCTGGACGAGGATGAGTTTCTGGAGGTATCCGAGCTTACACTGGAGGAAGCGTATCAATACATTGCGGATGGGCGCATTGCCGACGCCAAAACAATGATGGCGGTCTACGCCTGGCACCTATTTACGCTTACAGGCCAATGGCACTAG
- a CDS encoding purine-nucleoside phosphorylase, whose protein sequence is MNVVTQSNIQEAAVYIKDKCPVAPEIGLILGSGLGVLADLITDEVVIPYHEIPHFPVSTVEGHEGELLIGMIEGRRVVMMKGRFHMYEGYGPETTAFPVRVMKELGVASLLVTNAAGGVNTDFTPGDLMLITDHLNLTGRNPLTGPNDNALGVRFPDMSTAYSPRLIAVAKEAAAAQGFEFKEGVYAGLLGPCYETPAEIVMLRRQGADAVGMSTVSETIVARHAGIEVLGISCITNMAAGILDQPLNHAEVMETADRVREHFLKLVLALIPKM, encoded by the coding sequence ATGAACGTAGTAACCCAGAGCAACATTCAGGAAGCAGCCGTCTATATCAAGGATAAATGTCCCGTCGCCCCGGAGATTGGCCTGATTCTCGGTTCCGGCCTTGGCGTCCTGGCGGATCTGATCACCGATGAGGTGGTTATTCCCTATCATGAAATCCCGCATTTTCCTGTGTCCACGGTAGAAGGGCATGAAGGGGAACTGCTGATCGGCATGATCGAGGGACGCCGTGTAGTGATGATGAAAGGCCGCTTCCACATGTATGAGGGCTATGGGCCGGAGACGACGGCTTTTCCGGTTCGCGTGATGAAGGAGCTGGGCGTAGCCAGCCTGCTGGTCACCAATGCCGCTGGCGGCGTGAATACGGACTTCACACCCGGCGATCTGATGCTGATTACCGATCATCTGAACCTCACCGGACGGAATCCGCTGACCGGACCGAATGACAATGCGCTGGGCGTGCGGTTCCCTGACATGTCTACCGCCTACAGCCCCCGCCTGATTGCGGTGGCCAAGGAAGCTGCGGCAGCACAGGGTTTTGAATTCAAGGAAGGCGTCTATGCCGGTCTGCTGGGGCCTTGCTATGAAACCCCGGCCGAGATCGTGATGCTGCGCCGCCAGGGAGCGGACGCAGTAGGAATGTCCACGGTTTCGGAGACGATTGTAGCCCGTCATGCCGGTATCGAAGTGCTGGGAATTTCCTGCATCACCAACATGGCCGCCGGAATTCTGGATCAGCCGCTGAACCATGCGGAGGTTATGGAGACGGCGGATCGAGTGCGTGAGCACTTTTTGAAGCTGGTGCTGGCGCTGATTCCGAAGATGTAG